The sequence below is a genomic window from Zygosaccharomyces rouxii strain CBS732 chromosome D complete sequence.
ATCTATCATTGAGACCCTTCGGCAATCCTTAAGATTAATTAGAGAAAGCTTGCAACTCGATAGTGATTTAGATGGTTGTGGATCTGTAGGATTCTTCGCCATTGATCTAATTATCTCTTTTTTGGATTTCTTAGTCAGGCATTTTAATCACTATGCATATTGCTTCATTGCACTCTATGGTAAACCATATTTGAAGGCGGCAAAGGAAACATGGCACATGATGAAATACAAAGGATTTGACATTCTaattaatgataatttgaTCAACATCGCTTTGGGACTATATTCTCTGTTCGCTGGATATATGTCAGCATTGTTTGCATTTCTTTACCTGCGATTCACAAGGCCTGATCATAACATTCTAACAGATTTCAATGTTTCTGTCATGGCAAtatcatttttcattgCTCTTCAGATCTGTAATATTACTAATGAAACCATAAGATCTGGTGTGTCCACTTTCCTTGTAACCTTAGGTAATGATCCTGAATTGTTCAAAGCAAAGTATCCAcgaagatttgaagagatATTCGGAGCGTATCCAAATGTCCTAAACAAATTGGATCAGCGGGACGTCTAAAACCtagaattttggaaaatagGCAATACTTAGCTTGGTCGCAATCCTTCATAAAGGGGAAAATAtgatttaaagattttagaGATATTGGTTTTTGATGTGTTTACTTCCACAATATGCTACTCTAtaaattatcaagaaaATCTTGGGTGTAGGTTCTTTTTCATGTACCAATCAACAAATGCTTTTATACCTTCTCGGACTTTACGGTAGTCCCTCTGTCTGAGACCATTAACCACAGCTTGACTCAAATTATCCTTTTCCTTGGGCGTCACCAATCCTAATTGAGCAGTCACTTCGTAAATCCATTGAACACATACGCTTGAATCATCGCTATTAGCTTCTGCTGCCAATCTGAAACACTTTACAATACAACTAACCGCATCAGCGTGTGCGTTAGCGTGGAAATTGGTAAGTAACCCAGCAAAAAGTGCTGTGAGAAGTTCAGTACCATGGGAAATAATAACCTTGTCTAAAATATTCTGTCTCCATTCATCTGGTACCACGTCTATCGCTATGGTCGAAATTGGAGGAGTCTTGAATCCCCACGATACAATATCGTCTAAACAACGTAATATTAAAATGTAAGCATCGTAGTTCTTCAGTTTTATAACACTAGCCAATGCCACTTCCACAACACTAACCAGTAGTGATTCTGATAGGATAAACTCTCGAGGGTAAAACATTAAAAGGTCTGATATCATAGAGAAAAAATCCATGATCGATTCGTATTCGTCGTTTAGTAGACCTTTATCCATCTTGGCAAAATTTGTGATGAATGTGTTAGTCTGAGATAGTGCAAATTGCCAAACAGCCTCTCTAAGTTGAGGTGGTACTGGTAGAGACTCATCATCACCGAAGACAACAATGATGGACCCGGAGCACCACAAATAAGAACCTAATCCTGTCGTCATGTAACCCTGTACAAGAAATTCTGCCACAGACGATAAGATTGACTCGCagaaaagatggaatttttcgaaaattcttctaaaaaGTTTAGTTGCCCTTTCAATTATAACACCATCTGCAAGGGCATCAATACCTAGCAATAGATTTTGAAGGAAATTCCAAATGGACTCAATCTGTGGTACTAGGGGTTCTTGTCCTTGTTGATGATACTCATAGCgtggtttcaattcttcgaaCATGGCGTAAACAAGGTCGATCTTATCAGCTATAGCATTACTATAAGCGGCGGGATCTACTTTGTATTTGGGGACAATCTCCATCAGTTTAGCAAAATTATCCTCCAGCAATTTCTGGAATTGTAGTGAGACGGTCTCAGGAGGTTGTTTGTCCAATACTGCACTCAGCCCTTGGCATAATTCAAATTGTGATTCGATATCGACCACGTCTTCAACGttgaaataaaaattgAACAGTTGGTCCAAATGACTGCTCAAAAGCTCTGAACAATCTGAGCAAAAATACATTAGGGCATGGGAAGATGCAGTCATGATTCTTGGATCGCTTGCACCGTGGTTAAATCCGTCAAAGATGTATTGCAACTGCATGCTCAAATTTTCTGGATGTTTAGCGGTCCATTCTGTATATCTTCCCAAGACTAAGGTAGCAGCATATCTGATTTTGGGGTGCTCTGGTAAATTACAAATAATTTGTAGAATCTGTGGCAATTGTTTGTTTTCTGTATGCGAGATTTCTTGAGCCATAGTCCTTAGGGAGAATAATGGTGCTTCTAATAGTTGCCAACCTTTGTTGCCATTAATAGCATCGTTCATTCTGTTGAGAGGTTGCGCTAGAGCATTTGAAGTCCCCACAACAGCAGCGCAGTCCTTGAGTACATCACCCATGTGGTATctaaattctttgaatttgtCCTCCATCTCTTTAGATTCAAATGAATCCTGTGGATAATGTAAATGACTTATTATACCATTGATTAAATCGACAAATAGTGGAATGTATTCCTCTCTCGACTTGTGGTACCTGGGCAAAACTAAGTTCTGCTTTAGATTAAACCAGAAAGGGAACGTGTACGATACGACGTCTAAGTCAGCATTCTTACAAGTAAGCATCAGCAGAACATTTACCATTGGTTTATAGATTTGAGGAGACTTGGAAATAAACACACACCATGCTTCACCTGCTTCTACGAATAATCTAGTGATTCCTTCCATGTtatctaattcatcttcatcatctacCGTACCAACCTGTGGGTTGAGTAAATTCGGTAGAAGGTTTAATTGTATGGCCATAAGTTGTTCGTAAAGTGCTAAGACTAGTTGTTCGTTAAAAGTATCTCTACTTTCCCTCAATATGACACATAGACATTCCACAGCTGCATCAAACACATCTGGATCAGTTGCACCTTGAGACAACGCTTCAAAAACTAAAGATATGAGTGGCTGCATCGAAAGCAGTTGGTCAATAGGGAATTCAAATGACCAAGACGTCAGACAACGAATAATTTGTTCTAATGTTACTCCAGTTTCTGTATTTtgtggatttttcaatccatcCACACAAGtgattaaaaattttaaaacgTCCTCTGCAATCATATCTATCAATTCGTGAGTCCGTGagttaaattcatcatctgttAATGGTGTGCTCCCCATGGTTAATGTCTCTTCTGGTAAAATCTTTAGGAAATCTAGCAGTTTTACAGGATGTGGATTTAAAAATTGGATTATTTCGAAAATCggatttttccattccAGATATTGAATTGACAGTCGTGCTAGTGCTATGCTCAACTGTGTAATGACCAATCTCTGGCTATGTAAAACTAGGAGGTTTAAAATTGATGTCTTCAATTGCGCTAATGAACCTTCCAACTGTAATAAATCATAAGTAACCTTGTTCCTTAGAGTTTGCGCTGCGAAAAACTGCAGTTCTAAATTTGGGAAATTGATCTGTGATAAGACTTGATGACAGAGATTCCATGCCTGTGGTgatttttggaattcttCTAAAAAGCGGATtgcttctttcttcttatcgGGGCCTATATTGGAGGAAATACACTGTAACGCAGCTTGAATATCATCAACCCCAAATTCTATCATTCTGATCCTACCGTAAATCCGGGTTTTAAAGAAGGTGGATGCTGTAGTAGCTTATCTAATGGTTCATACGTTGTTGGTATATGTGACCTTacgttgtttttttttttttttcatctctAATGGAAAtttgagatgagatgaaaaattcatgaCCTATATACAATACTAGTAAATCGAGCAACTGTAAGCTGATATCATTATTAAGGACTCATTTCCAGGATGTCTACAGGCTCTAAGTCGGTTATACCACCCATCAATTGtatatttggatttcttcAGCAGCAAACTGTGGTTACTTTTTGGTTATTTGAGCAATTGGGTACCAGAATAAGAGGTAAAATTAGCGGgtttgatgaatttatgAATGTAGTTATTGAGGATGCTACAGAGATTCCAGTGGATCCTCAGACAGGTAAAGAACATTTAGATAGAGGGAAAAAGCTTGGGAAAATTCTGTTGAAAGGGGACAATATAACTTTAATCACTTCAGTGGATCAATAACAATTGAAATGAAAACatgattttaaatttgtaTTTTGATATTTACAAGGGTGAGGGAAACTATATTTCTAACAGTGGAAAGTAGTAGTGTACATATTATCTACAAAATGGTGTCCACgttgttctttttttcatccATGACTTGTTTGTTTTTGGCTTCTACTTCATTAGcgaattcttccatttcacCAGACAAAAACTCCTTCACTATAGGTACACCAACGTATTCACCACTAGCAACGGTACCAAATAGAGCATCACCGATGCTACCTTCATTCCTGGATCTTATTCTCGAGACACCCATACTCAATTTTGTTCTCAAGACGTCGGAGCCTTCATTGTTGAATGCTTCTTCCACCTTTTGTGACAATTGCTTCTCTGTAACGATAAATTCATCCGCAACGTGATAAAGATCAACCAGTTTTTCTAATTTCCTTTCTTTAGCTCTAAATTCAACTAAATCTCTATTGTACTGTCTCTTCATATCTAACAATTGTTTCTCCTCGTCGGTTCTCTGTCTCATTAATGGTTCCTCCAGTATACGTTCCAAAGTAGGAATTGTCAAATCAGAAGATTTGGTTCTATCTAGTAACGCAACTTCCTTCTGCCTCTGTTGTTCTAATAGttgttctcttttcttgatcATTTCTTCACGTTTCAAGAGACgttcttcctctttcttGAAGGCATCTGCCAAATACTGTCTACGTAATTCTGCCTTTCGTAATTTTTGCTCTTGGTGTTTACTGTTTACAGGC
It includes:
- the MTR10 gene encoding mRNA transport regulator MTR10 (similar to uniprot|Q99189 Saccharomyces cerevisiae YOR160W MTR10 Nuclear import receptor mediates the nuclear localization of proteins involved in mRNA-nucleus export); translation: MIEFGVDDIQAALQCISSNIGPDKKKEAIRFLEEFQKSPQAWNLCHQVLSQINFPNLELQFFAAQTLRNKVTYDLLQLEGSLAQLKTSILNLLVLHSQRLVITQLSIALARLSIQYLEWKNPIFEIIQFLNPHPVKLLDFLKILPEETLTMGSTPLTDDEFNSRTHELIDMIAEDVLKFLITCVDGLKNPQNTETGVTLEQIIRCLTSWSFEFPIDQLLSMQPLISLVFEALSQGATDPDVFDAAVECLCVILRESRDTFNEQLVLALYEQLMAIQLNLLPNLLNPQVGTVDDEDELDNMEGITRLFVEAGEAWCVFISKSPQIYKPMVNVLLMLTCKNADLDVVSYTFPFWFNLKQNLVLPRYHKSREEYIPLFVDLINGIISHLHYPQDSFESKEMEDKFKEFRYHMGDVLKDCAAVVGTSNALAQPLNRMNDAINGNKGWQLLEAPLFSLRTMAQEISHTENKQLPQILQIICNLPEHPKIRYAATLVLGRYTEWTAKHPENLSMQLQYIFDGFNHGASDPRIMTASSHALMYFCSDCSELLSSHLDQLFNFYFNVEDVVDIESQFELCQGLSAVLDKQPPETVSLQFQKLLEDNFAKLMEIVPKYKVDPAAYSNAIADKIDLVYAMFEELKPRYEYHQQGQEPLVPQIESIWNFLQNLLLGIDALADGVIIERATKLFRRIFEKFHLFCESILSSVAEFLVQGYMTTGLGSYLWCSGSIIVVFGDDESLPVPPQLREAVWQFALSQTNTFITNFAKMDKGLLNDEYESIMDFFSMISDLLMFYPREFILSESLLVSVVEVALASVIKLKNYDAYILILRCLDDIVSWGFKTPPISTIAIDVVPDEWRQNILDKVIISHGTELLTALFAGLLTNFHANAHADAVSCIVKCFRLAAEANSDDSSVCVQWIYEVTAQLGLVTPKEKDNLSQAVVNGLRQRDYRKVREGIKAFVDWYMKKNLHPRFS
- the SME1 gene encoding mRNA splicing protein SME1 (similar to uniprot|Q12330 YOR159C Saccharomyces cerevisiae SME1 Required for pre-mRNA splicing, cap modification and U1 U2 U4 and U5 snRNA stability); this encodes MSTGSKSVIPPINCIFGFLQQQTVVTFWLFEQLGTRIRGKISGFDEFMNVVIEDATEIPVDPQTGKEHLDRGKKLGKILLKGDNITLITSVDQ
- the PET123 gene encoding mitochondrial 37S ribosomal protein PET123 (similar to uniprot|P17558 Saccharomyces cerevisiae YOR158W PET123 Mitochondrial ribosomal protein of the small subunit PET123 exhibits genetic interactions with PET122 which encodes a COX3 mRNA-specific translational activator), with product MGKGAAKYGFKSGVLPTTRSILKNPTIKQETLLKEAKAPKPKGSNGIGYAEGVLHPKGSHREAQPVKFIDVERLIQNTVPSPQNIKPVNSKHQEQKLRKAELRRQYLADAFKKEEERLLKREEMIKKREQLLEQQRQKEVALLDRTKSSDLTIPTLERILEEPLMRQRTDEEKQLLDMKRQYNRDLVEFRAKERKLEKLVDLYHVADEFIVTEKQLSQKVEEAFNNEGSDVLRTKLSMGVSRIRSRNEGSIGDALFGTVASGEYVGVPIVKEFLSGEMEEFANEVEAKNKQVMDEKKNNVDTIL